A genomic region of Plasmodium cynomolgi strain B DNA, chromosome 5, whole genome shotgun sequence contains the following coding sequences:
- a CDS encoding hypothetical protein (putative) yields MGHVTVSFYAPKTDLTDTICLEKYLNILGDAKNKIKELFPELSTNLSEECAAFKKYLEGEKGKLKECYQKTLLPFFLDNDVDLKNTIQKCTNNFQNARNSVDQDKPKGERKKIVVQELQHQKSKQN; encoded by the exons ATGGGGCATGTTACAGTCTCGTTTTATGCTCCAAAGACAGATTTGACTGATACAATTTGTTTAGAGAAATATCTTAACATTTTGGGTGATGCTAAGAACAAAATCAAGGAATTGTTCCCCGAATTAAGTACAAATTTGTCCGAAGAATGCGCTGCATTTAAGAAATATctagaaggggaaaaaggtaaattaaaagaatGTTACCAAAAAACATTgttaccattttttctgGATAATGATGTTGAtctaaaaaatacaatacaAAAGTGTACTAacaattttcaaaatgctAGAAATTCAGTAGATCAAGATAAGCCTAAGGGTGAA AGAAAGAAAATTGTAGTCCAGGAACTGCAACATCAGAAGtcgaaacaaaattaa
- a CDS encoding VIR-like CYIR protein (putative) — translation MTLVGFEFLNLKSDDDKANKNSFIKTNICAFIELFFCFNFQEDIYKKLPSYKLYKKIDESITDTTYDNYCAKVNPLDITNDEITKFCQKFARNLKELPTIESIGKNAHDACLSVTYWFYYELNKILGKQGYSAHRERIINSFIDVESKIYNELLNANNKDKCPIEVKTNFEKKKEEKILYDYFNNYNTIFHCNNSSNKEKCSEYCKYVNEIYKKYIENQKKCCGINYLNCGDYFKCNGKYNPLILLNKLNCDIGEEGERLTEKQIRESQENYGNSDLIRSLRYNIFKCNMVKDDYGSSIGFCSVFPSSKYSFENVDNLHFSEEEDEKSRGVPINNGEEEVTTTHSELGSKSTLAAKDTKEAQCPEDKPVKLSSGACVEHNVRTTGVIGLKLIDKVPINRVRNMIKNNMKSNTTSLQVPNLLDDDSADINTLSGVYSMLQKSTFKMIILGVLGLGTIMMFFIYFKVIKNIIFNRNKFLY, via the exons ATGACACTAGTTGgatttgaatttttaaatttaaaatctGATGATgat AAGGCcaataaaaattcatttattaAAACAAATATCTGTGCATTTATagaactttttttctgttttaattttcaggaagacatttataaaaaattaccatcttataaattatataaaaaaattgatgaaagTATCACTGACACCACTTATGATAACTACTGTGCTAAAGTAAACCCCCTAGATATTACGAATGATgagattacaaaattttgccaaaaatttgcaagaaatttaaaagaattaccTACTATTGAGAGTATAGGAAAAAACGCTCATGATGCCTGTTTAAGCGTTACATACTGGTTTTATTAtgaattaaacaaaatattagGGAAACAGGGTTATTCTGCGCATCGTGAACGTATtattaattcatttattGATGTAGAATCTAAAATTTATAACGAATTACTAAATGCTAATAATAAGGATAAATGTCCTATAGAAGTTAAAACTAATttcgaaaagaaaaaggaagagaaaattttatatgactattttaataattataatactATTTTTCACTGTAACAACTCGtctaataaagaaaaatgttctgaatactgtaaatatgtgaatgaaatttataaaaaatacatagaaAATCAAAAGAAATGCTGTGGAATTAATTATTTGAATTGTGGTGATTACTTTAAATGTAATGGGAAATATAATCCGTTGATTCTCTTAAACAAGCTAAATTGTGATAttggggaagaaggggaaagacTTACcgaaaaacaaattagagAAAGTCAAGAAAACTATGGCAATTCCGATTTAATACGTAGTCTaagatataatatatttaaatgtaaTATGGTAAAAGATGATTATGGATCCAGTATTGGATTTTGTTCGGTATTTCCATCATCTAAATAttcttttgaaaatgtgGATAATCTCCATTtcagtgaagaagaagatgaaaagTCCAGAGGTGTACCAATTAACaatggtgaagaagaagtaacAACCACGCATTCGGAATTAGGAAGTAAAAGTACATTAGCTGCCAAAGATACAAAAGAAGCACAATGTCCAGAAGATAAACCAGTAAAATTGTCTAGCGGGGCATGTGTAGAACATAATGTGCGTACAACTGGTGTCATTGGATTGAAGCTAATAGACAAGGTTCCAATTAATAGAGTTAGaaatatgattaaaaataatatgaagagTAATACTACTTCGCTACAAGTTCCTAATTTATTAGATGATGACAGTGCAGACATTAATACTTTAAGTGGAGTATACAGCATGTTACAGAAAAGTACTTTCAAGATGATCATCTTGGGTGTTTTAGGTTTAGGGACAATTATGatgtttttcatatattttaaagtaattaaaaatattatttttaatagaaataaattcttatattaa
- a CDS encoding VIR-like CYIR protein (putative) has product MLKLEKDYPGINELCKTFAKNLSKIKDRTNYNDYCLDLTYWTHHKLNRNEEVQLLKYFRNFDSLYAKESFENGEKEKHCNSAESINTLYEKYAKSCCTYFKDYTPFNTCGKYFKCDTKYKPYNLQSKLNCTGVLKTESTLAKVEIPVPVDYRVNSVKEDLPKIEHSPKDIEINYNELIKDPFYMASLSVLSLIGIFLVFFVFYKVIDISFVPCEKFMLKFISYIFLKFIITK; this is encoded by the exons atgttaaaattagaaaaggATTATCCTGGTATAAATGAATTATGCAagacttttgcaaaaaatttatcaaaaattaaagataGAACGAACTATAATGATTACTGTTTGGACTTAACCTACTGGACACATCATAAATTAA ATAGGAATGAAGAAGTCCAATTGCTGAAATATTTTAGGAATTTTGATAGTTTATATGCTAAAGAATCCTttgaaaatggagagaaagAGAAGCACTGTAATTCTGCAGAAAGTATTAACAccttatatgaaaaatatgcaaagagTTGTTGTACTTATTTTAAAGATTATACACCCTTTAATACatgtggaaaatattttaaatgtgatACAAAGTATAAACCTTATAATCTGCAatcaaaattaaattgtacGGGTGTTTTAAAAACTGAAAGTACTTTAGCAAAAGTAGAAATTCCAGTACCAGTGGATTACCGTGTAAACAGTGTTAAGGAGGATCTTCCAAAGATAGAGCATTCTCCTAAAGATATagaaattaattataatgaaTTAATAAAGGATCCTTTCTATATGGCATCCTTAAGTGTTCTTTCCCTTATTGGAATATTTTTGGtgttctttgttttttacaAGGTAATTGACATTTCTTTTGTACCATGTGAAAAATTTATGCTAAAGTTTAtaagttatatatttttaaaatttataatcaCAAAGTAA